In uncultured Fusobacterium sp., the following proteins share a genomic window:
- a CDS encoding Crp/Fnr family transcriptional regulator — protein sequence MKEIAIEELKKIDLFSSLLEEEIEVLLKKIKYKILTFEKDEYVAFKGDKIKGIYVNLEGILVAEMLKENGEVKKIEELRNGKIIASAFIFGDFNNFPVDLIAKTDVKILFIEKDELVNILRENQNILILFLNEISNKAQFLSKNLRESISNKTINQKLAEYILKNEKEEYIIFENSIKDLSEYFNVSRPSLSRVLKSFLEEGLIEKVAKGKYKILKKDLLKIKK from the coding sequence TTGAAAGAGATAGCTATAGAAGAATTAAAAAAAATCGATCTATTTTCTTCACTATTAGAAGAAGAGATAGAAGTTTTATTAAAAAAAATTAAATATAAAATATTAACATTTGAAAAGGATGAATATGTTGCCTTTAAAGGAGATAAAATCAAAGGAATATATGTAAACTTAGAGGGAATTTTAGTAGCAGAAATGTTAAAGGAAAATGGAGAAGTAAAAAAAATAGAAGAGTTAAGAAATGGAAAAATAATAGCATCTGCATTTATTTTTGGAGATTTTAATAATTTTCCTGTAGATTTAATAGCAAAAACAGATGTAAAAATTCTTTTTATAGAAAAAGATGAATTAGTAAATATATTGAGAGAAAATCAAAATATATTGATATTATTTTTAAATGAAATAAGTAATAAAGCTCAATTTTTATCTAAAAATTTGAGAGAGAGTATATCTAATAAAACAATTAATCAAAAGTTAGCAGAGTACATATTAAAAAATGAAAAAGAAGAGTATATAATATTTGAAAATTCAATAAAAGATCTATCTGAATATTTTAACGTAAGTCGTCCTTCTTTATCTAGAGTTTTAAAAAGCTTTTTAGAAGAAGGTTTAATAGAGAAAGTTGCAAAAGGAAAATATAAAATACTGAAAAAAGATTTATTAAAAATAAAAAAATAA
- a CDS encoding dCMP deaminase family protein — translation MKREEYIAWDEYFMGVALLSAKRSKDPNTQVGACIVNEEKRIIGVGYNGLPIGCSDDEYPWEREGEFLETKYPFVCHAELNAILNSTKSLKGCTIYVALFPCHECSKAIIQSGIKELVYLSDKYNGTESNIASKKMLNSAGVKFRQLKPKIEKIELSFNEKDY, via the coding sequence ATGAAAAGAGAGGAGTATATTGCATGGGATGAGTATTTTATGGGAGTAGCTTTACTTTCAGCTAAGAGAAGTAAGGATCCCAATACTCAAGTGGGAGCTTGTATAGTAAATGAAGAAAAAAGAATAATAGGAGTAGGATATAATGGGCTTCCTATAGGATGTAGTGATGATGAATATCCTTGGGAAAGAGAAGGAGAATTTCTAGAAACAAAATATCCTTTTGTGTGTCATGCAGAATTAAATGCTATTTTGAACAGCACTAAAAGTTTAAAAGGTTGCACTATCTATGTTGCTTTATTCCCTTGTCATGAGTGCAGTAAAGCTATTATTCAAAGTGGAATAAAGGAATTAGTATATTTATCAGATAAATATAATGGAACAGAATCAAATATTGCTTCTAAAAAAATGTTAAACTCAGCTGGAGTTAAATTTAGACAATTAAAACCAAAAATAGAAAAAATAGAGCTTTCTTTTAATGAAAAAGATTATTAA
- a CDS encoding ferritin family protein, with product MAKWRCKVCGEIITDETMTQCPVCKAGKDKWEEVVEGAGRVWATEHKVGEGLACGDEEIIAGLRANFEGECTEVGMYLAMSRVADREGYPEVAEAYKRIAFEEAEHAAKFAELLGECVTASTEENLSRRVEAEYGATSGKFDIAKRAKQLGFDAIHDTVHEMAKDEARHGRAFAGLLERYFGKKF from the coding sequence ATGGCAAAATGGAGATGTAAAGTTTGTGGAGAAATTATAACTGATGAGACTATGACTCAATGTCCTGTATGTAAGGCTGGAAAAGATAAATGGGAAGAAGTAGTAGAAGGAGCAGGAAGAGTTTGGGCAACTGAGCATAAAGTAGGAGAAGGATTAGCTTGTGGAGATGAAGAAATCATCGCTGGATTAAGAGCTAACTTCGAAGGAGAATGTACAGAAGTTGGAATGTACTTAGCAATGTCAAGAGTAGCTGACAGAGAAGGATATCCAGAAGTAGCAGAAGCTTATAAGAGAATAGCTTTCGAAGAAGCTGAGCACGCAGCTAAATTTGCTGAATTATTAGGAGAATGTGTAACTGCTTCTACTGAAGAAAACTTATCAAGAAGAGTTGAAGCTGAGTATGGAGCAACTTCAGGAAAATTCGATATCGCTAAGAGAGCAAAACAATTAGGATTTGATGCTATCCACGATACAGTTCATGAAATGGCTAAAGACGAAGCTAGACACGGAAGAGCTTTCGCAGGATTATTAGAAAGATATTTCGGGAAAAAATTCTAA
- a CDS encoding SDR family NAD(P)-dependent oxidoreductase gives MKKVLITGATSGIGLAITKKLLELKYEVYGVGRDFSKINILDENFHPIICDLLKYQNIEELAKKIKKETEIDILINCAGVGFFGPHEEINPTKLHKMISLNLEAPIILTQLFLRELKKRRGTIINISSITATKASTYGCAYSATKAGLLHFSKGLFEEVRKTGVKVISILPDITKTSFYDNLNFKEGDEEDSYILPECVANAVETVFTQREGTVLTEIIIQPQRHIIKRK, from the coding sequence ATGAAGAAGGTATTAATAACTGGAGCAACTTCTGGAATAGGTCTAGCAATAACAAAAAAATTATTAGAACTAAAATATGAAGTATATGGAGTTGGAAGAGATTTTAGTAAAATAAATATTTTAGATGAAAATTTTCATCCTATAATATGTGATTTATTAAAATATCAAAATATAGAAGAGTTAGCTAAAAAAATAAAAAAGGAAACAGAAATAGATATTTTAATTAATTGTGCTGGAGTTGGTTTTTTTGGTCCACATGAAGAGATAAATCCTACAAAGCTTCATAAGATGATAAGTTTAAATTTAGAAGCTCCTATAATTTTAACACAACTATTTTTAAGGGAATTAAAAAAGAGAAGAGGAACAATAATAAATATATCTTCTATTACAGCGACTAAAGCTAGTACTTATGGTTGTGCATATTCTGCAACTAAGGCTGGATTACTTCATTTTTCTAAGGGATTATTTGAAGAGGTAAGAAAAACAGGAGTAAAAGTAATTTCTATTTTACCTGATATTACAAAGACATCTTTTTATGATAATCTTAATTTTAAAGAGGGAGATGAAGAAGATAGTTATATTTTACCTGAATGTGTTGCAAATGCTGTAGAAACGGTTTTTACACAGAGAGAAGGGACAGTATTAACTGAGATAATTATTCAACCACAAAGACATATAATAAAAAGAAAATAA
- a CDS encoding spore photoproduct lyase family protein: MDLLNKSFSHIYVEKEARTFKECNKILKKFSNSQIIEIDSYKEVFSKNNQNFILQKKSPKLILAVKKENYLYEGAKVCESFGNENFYYTSSVLNCIYDCEYCYLQGVYSSGNIVIFVNIEDVFEEIEKILKNRSMYICISYDTDLLALEEITGFVKKWYEFVNRFDNLKIELRTKSANIKVFKDLKPNKNFIVAWTISPKEFAKKHEFGAVTFEQRIEAAKKLIDMGWTVRVCFDPMIKIENFKEIYGNMIRETFENINGEKILDVSIGTFRISKEYMKRMKRNRVNSIILNYPFQCYEGVYTYSLEENNEMLNYIKTEILKFVEEKKIFI, translated from the coding sequence ATGGATTTATTAAATAAAAGTTTTTCTCATATATATGTAGAAAAAGAGGCTAGAACTTTTAAAGAGTGTAACAAAATTTTAAAAAAATTTTCAAACTCTCAAATTATAGAAATAGATAGTTATAAAGAGGTTTTTTCAAAAAATAATCAAAATTTTATTTTACAAAAAAAATCTCCTAAACTTATTTTAGCAGTAAAAAAAGAAAACTATCTTTATGAAGGAGCGAAAGTTTGTGAAAGCTTTGGAAATGAAAACTTCTATTATACTTCATCGGTTTTAAATTGTATTTATGATTGTGAATATTGTTATTTACAAGGAGTTTACTCTTCAGGAAATATAGTGATTTTTGTTAATATTGAAGATGTATTTGAAGAAATTGAAAAAATTTTAAAAAATAGATCAATGTATATATGTATATCTTATGATACAGATTTATTAGCTTTAGAAGAGATAACAGGATTTGTAAAAAAATGGTATGAATTTGTAAATAGATTCGATAATTTAAAGATAGAATTAAGAACTAAAAGTGCTAATATTAAGGTGTTTAAAGATTTAAAACCAAATAAAAATTTTATAGTAGCTTGGACGATTTCTCCTAAAGAGTTTGCTAAAAAACATGAATTTGGAGCTGTAACTTTTGAGCAAAGAATAGAAGCAGCTAAAAAACTTATAGATATGGGTTGGACAGTTAGGGTTTGTTTTGATCCTATGATTAAAATTGAAAATTTTAAAGAAATTTATGGTAACATGATAAGAGAAACATTTGAAAATATAAATGGTGAAAAAATTTTAGATGTAAGCATAGGAACTTTTAGAATTTCTAAGGAATATATGAAAAGAATGAAACGTAATAGAGTAAATTCAATTATTTTAAATTATCCTTTTCAATGCTATGAAGGGGTATATACTTATTCGTTAGAGGAAAATAATGAGATGTTAAACTATATAAAAACTGAAATTTTAAAGTTTGTAGAAGAGAAAAAAATATTTATTTAG